A genomic segment from Malus domestica chromosome 05, GDT2T_hap1 encodes:
- the LOC103425803 gene encoding B3 domain-containing transcription factor VRN1-like isoform X1, translating into MRPPYFHKLIVSSTLQAKQLRIPESFVQKFRNELSTIATLTVPDGHVWHVGVKKVDNKFWFHSGWQDFIEHYSIRVGYFLTFRHEGRSSFTVHIFNLKTAEINYQPNALSSTGGSVYRYQVFEEMEDDDSVEILGSSPTSIVTDSLKDKCFGDSANQLTPGKNCTPPSLQNLFNGSKPKNCVNWSDAGNLHLSKGDDLQAGNESTRDIGVQFNVTELKKTVDEVKLRSPGEDIRSIKKTVRKKRKVNPNVEESSSQHEKEVEIRFRFYESASARKRTVTAEERERAINAAKTFEPVNPFCRVVLRPSYLYRGCIMYLPSCFAEKNLNGVSGFIKLQSADGRQWSVRCLYRGGRAKLSQGWYEFTMDNNLGEGDVCVFELLKMKDIVLKVTVFRVLEDAGFVNQPQLQNLTPAKPNRN; encoded by the exons aTGAGGCCCCCTTATTTTCACAAGCTGATTGTGTCTTCTACTCTCCAAGCCAAACAGCTG AGGATCCCGGAAAGTTTTGTCCAGAAATTCAGAAACGAGCTATCTACCATTGCTACGCTCACTGTTCCTGACGGTCATGTTTGGCATGTGGGAGTAAAGAAGGTTGACAACAAGTTTTGGTTTCACAGTGGTTGGCAGGATTTCATTGAACATTATTCAATCCGTGTTGGATACTTTTTAACATTCAGACATGAAGGGCGTTCATCTTTCACTGTCCATATATTTAATTTGAAAACTGCTGAGATTAACTATCAACCTAACGCTCTCAGTAGTACTGGAGGTTCTGTTTACCGGTATCAAGTATTTGAAGAGATGGAAGATGATGACTCTGTTGAAATCTTGGGTTCGTCCCCTACATCCATTGTTACCGATTCTTTGAAAGACAAGTGCTTTGGTGACTCTGCAAATCAACTGACTCCTGGGAAAAATTGTACTCCTCCATCGCTGCAGAATTTGTTTAATGGTTCCAAACCTAAGAATTGCGTGAACTGGAGTGATGCTGGGAACCTGCATCTATCGAAGGGTGATGATCTACAAGCAGGTAATGAATCTACTCGAGATATTGGTGTTCAATTTAATGTAACAGAGCTTAAAAAGACAGTGGATGAAGTCAAATTGCGTAGTCCAGGTGAAGACATACGAAGCATAAAGAAGACTGTGAGAAAAAAGCGGAAGGTTAATCCTA ATGTGGAGGAGTCTTCTTCTCAACACGAAAAAGAAGTGGAAATTCGCTTTCGATTTTATGAAAGTGCGTCTGCAAGGAAGAGAACCGTGACAGCCGAAGAAAGAGAAAGGGCTATTAATGCGGCCAAAACATTTGAGCCAGTTAATCCTTTCTGTAGGGTAGTCCTTCGACCATCCTACCTATATAGGGGTTGTATAATG TATTTGCCATCCTGCTTTGCCGAAAAGAATTTAAATGGGGTTTCAGGATTTATCAAACTTCAGTCCGCTGATGGCAGACAATGGTCAGTCCGATGCCTTTATAGAGGAGGTAGAGCAAAATTAAGCCAGGGATGGTATGAGTTTACGATGGATAACAATCTGGGGGAGGGGGACGTTTGTGTCTTTGAGTTGCTCAAAATGAAGGACATTGTGCTGAAAGTTACTGTATTTCGCGTCCTTGAAGATGCAGGATTTGTGAACCAGCCTCAACTGCAAAATCTCACCCCAGCTAAACCGAATAGAAATTAG
- the LOC103425803 gene encoding B3 domain-containing transcription factor VRN1-like isoform X2, translating to MRPPYFHKLIVSSTLQAKQLRIPESFVQKFRNELSTIATLTVPDGHVWHVGVKKVDNKFWFHSGWQDFIEHYSIRVGYFLTFRHEGRSSFTVHIFNLKTAEINYQPNALSSTGGSVYRYQVFEEMEDDDSVEILGSSPTSIVTDSLKDKCFGDSANQLTPGKNCTPPSLQNLFNGSKPKNCVNWSDAGNLHLSKGDDLQAGEDIRSIKKTVRKKRKVNPNVEESSSQHEKEVEIRFRFYESASARKRTVTAEERERAINAAKTFEPVNPFCRVVLRPSYLYRGCIMYLPSCFAEKNLNGVSGFIKLQSADGRQWSVRCLYRGGRAKLSQGWYEFTMDNNLGEGDVCVFELLKMKDIVLKVTVFRVLEDAGFVNQPQLQNLTPAKPNRN from the exons aTGAGGCCCCCTTATTTTCACAAGCTGATTGTGTCTTCTACTCTCCAAGCCAAACAGCTG AGGATCCCGGAAAGTTTTGTCCAGAAATTCAGAAACGAGCTATCTACCATTGCTACGCTCACTGTTCCTGACGGTCATGTTTGGCATGTGGGAGTAAAGAAGGTTGACAACAAGTTTTGGTTTCACAGTGGTTGGCAGGATTTCATTGAACATTATTCAATCCGTGTTGGATACTTTTTAACATTCAGACATGAAGGGCGTTCATCTTTCACTGTCCATATATTTAATTTGAAAACTGCTGAGATTAACTATCAACCTAACGCTCTCAGTAGTACTGGAGGTTCTGTTTACCGGTATCAAGTATTTGAAGAGATGGAAGATGATGACTCTGTTGAAATCTTGGGTTCGTCCCCTACATCCATTGTTACCGATTCTTTGAAAGACAAGTGCTTTGGTGACTCTGCAAATCAACTGACTCCTGGGAAAAATTGTACTCCTCCATCGCTGCAGAATTTGTTTAATGGTTCCAAACCTAAGAATTGCGTGAACTGGAGTGATGCTGGGAACCTGCATCTATCGAAGGGTGATGATCTACAAGCAG GTGAAGACATACGAAGCATAAAGAAGACTGTGAGAAAAAAGCGGAAGGTTAATCCTA ATGTGGAGGAGTCTTCTTCTCAACACGAAAAAGAAGTGGAAATTCGCTTTCGATTTTATGAAAGTGCGTCTGCAAGGAAGAGAACCGTGACAGCCGAAGAAAGAGAAAGGGCTATTAATGCGGCCAAAACATTTGAGCCAGTTAATCCTTTCTGTAGGGTAGTCCTTCGACCATCCTACCTATATAGGGGTTGTATAATG TATTTGCCATCCTGCTTTGCCGAAAAGAATTTAAATGGGGTTTCAGGATTTATCAAACTTCAGTCCGCTGATGGCAGACAATGGTCAGTCCGATGCCTTTATAGAGGAGGTAGAGCAAAATTAAGCCAGGGATGGTATGAGTTTACGATGGATAACAATCTGGGGGAGGGGGACGTTTGTGTCTTTGAGTTGCTCAAAATGAAGGACATTGTGCTGAAAGTTACTGTATTTCGCGTCCTTGAAGATGCAGGATTTGTGAACCAGCCTCAACTGCAAAATCTCACCCCAGCTAAACCGAATAGAAATTAG